The Candidatus Woesearchaeota archaeon genome includes a region encoding these proteins:
- a CDS encoding helix-turn-helix domain-containing protein — MCDQKNILVEIYDELCSYENLETAFNRARRGKTLKKYVIDFEENLKDNLMKLRSELLTHEYQPKPLKTFILRDPKTRKISKSAFRDRVIHHAICNLIESVFDKRFIQDSFANRLGKGTLNAIKRFDVFKRKVSKNNTIRCYVLKADIKSYFDTVNHDILIKLLSKRIHDGRLMWLIRTILGNHQGKESNKGMPLGNLTSQFFANVYLNELDQYVKHKLRAKYYIRYVDDFVILHQSKTVLEEYKKKIISFLGDKLDLKLHPGKSQIIKLEKGIGFLGFRIFYHHKILVKKNMRKFENKMEQMKKDYRLEKIEREKVIEKYEGWIAYASHANTYKYRKRMTSKLNHAFPAQPEVKVTSVKKHENFHKKVDLSKIEFSQQKTLQLINKGLNVKQIAKERNIKEGTVWNHIANSVQHHQLPLKRVMETYKVRKILNAITSPENKLKEIKNRIKDDSISYNEIQVVLANVKGKHKKKSISYYVEWYQRTNCFRKCYYNKNQRNECRVKFQQLVAKGLNMEFSKHDFLDFFHNHVNICTLPDKDKKKFLSWGEFKQSLKKKKH; from the coding sequence AAGATAATTTGATGAAATTAAGATCGGAATTACTTACACATGAATATCAACCAAAACCTCTTAAGACATTTATCCTTAGAGATCCAAAAACAAGAAAAATAAGTAAGTCTGCATTTAGAGATAGAGTAATACATCATGCAATATGTAATTTAATAGAGTCTGTTTTTGATAAACGATTTATTCAGGATTCATTCGCAAATAGATTAGGAAAAGGAACATTAAATGCAATAAAAAGATTCGATGTATTTAAGAGAAAAGTCTCTAAGAATAATACGATTAGATGTTATGTTCTCAAAGCAGATATAAAAAGTTATTTTGATACTGTAAACCATGATATTCTCATAAAGTTACTTAGCAAAAGAATTCATGATGGCAGACTAATGTGGCTAATCAGAACAATTCTTGGCAATCATCAAGGAAAAGAGAGTAACAAAGGAATGCCATTAGGTAATCTAACTTCACAATTCTTTGCTAATGTTTATCTAAACGAACTTGATCAATATGTAAAACATAAACTAAGAGCAAAATATTATATTAGGTATGTTGATGACTTTGTAATTTTACACCAATCAAAGACAGTTCTTGAGGAGTATAAAAAGAAAATAATTTCATTTCTTGGAGACAAGCTTGATCTTAAACTTCATCCTGGAAAATCACAAATAATCAAATTAGAGAAAGGAATTGGATTCTTAGGATTCCGAATTTTTTATCATCATAAAATTTTAGTCAAGAAAAACATGCGTAAATTTGAAAATAAAATGGAGCAGATGAAAAAAGATTATCGCTTGGAGAAAATTGAGAGAGAAAAAGTTATTGAAAAATATGAAGGGTGGATTGCATATGCATCTCATGCCAACACCTACAAATATCGTAAACGAATGACAAGCAAATTGAATCATGCATTTCCTGCTCAGCCAGAAGTTAAAGTAACCTCCGTAAAAAAACATGAAAACTTCCACAAAAAAGTAGACCTTAGTAAAATTGAATTTAGTCAACAAAAAACATTACAACTCATCAACAAAGGACTAAATGTCAAACAAATAGCAAAAGAAAGAAATATTAAAGAAGGAACTGTATGGAATCATATTGCCAATTCAGTTCAGCACCATCAACTACCGTTAAAAAGAGTTATGGAAACTTACAAAGTAAGAAAAATTCTCAATGCAATTACATCTCCAGAAAATAAGTTGAAAGAAATTAAAAACAGAATAAAAGATGATTCAATATCTTATAACGAAATACAAGTAGTCCTAGCAAATGTAAAAGGAAAACATAAGAAGAAAAGTATCTCATATTATGTTGAATGGTATCAACGAACAAATTGTTTTAGAAAATGTTATTACAATAAAAATCAAAGAAATGAATGTCGTGTTAAATTTCAGCAATTAGTTGCTAAAGGATTAAACATGGAATTCTCTAAACATGATTTTCTAGATTTTTTTCATAATCACGTAAATATTTGTACATTGCCTGATAAAGATAAGAAAAAGTTTCTATCCTGGGGCGAATTTAAACAATCTCTGAAAAAGAAGAAGCATTAA
- a CDS encoding DUF2190 family protein, whose translation MLMASADLTKGQFVGLDLQPAVAGADTLGVCIRDSLANNPISLACIGTFYLDVEVGAAETVNVGDALELKDANTLIALNTGVSVAKAYEKIDNSAGGTSVVKKIPVKIIK comes from the coding sequence ATGCTAATGGCATCAGCAGATCTTACCAAAGGACAGTTTGTAGGTCTTGACTTACAACCAGCTGTGGCAGGTGCAGACACTTTAGGAGTGTGTATCAGAGACTCGTTAGCGAATAATCCAATTTCATTAGCATGTATTGGTACTTTCTACCTTGATGTAGAAGTTGGAGCTGCAGAGACAGTGAATGTTGGCGATGCATTGGAATTGAAAGATGCAAATACGTTAATTGCTTTGAATACAGGAGTATCCGTAGCAAAAGCGTATGAGAAAATCGACAATAGTGCAGGTGGAACTTCCGTTGTGAAAAAGATTCCTGTTAAAATAATCAAATAG
- a CDS encoding phage major capsid protein translates to MKSMKELFSTQDAAPIIKEIIDANVFKVATRERVGRQILRLINLSEGSSIKIPKMGKGKAYVIPELGEIPLDVSTFGDVVITPYKIGKAFAVPSEAIEDSAFDVIKLKADMATEDVVAKEDDEIFRVISNTTNTVSPKTAGEFVQEDVITLRNAVNKNNYKAKFLVGHPDDIAKLEKDLISKGYKAFDRLDEDGIIGNVSGLRVLETTAVEAGSVIALDSRAVVLVERRPLKLKNFEDPLRDLAGGVTLTERVAPAVLDDNAIAKMIL, encoded by the coding sequence ATGAAATCAATGAAAGAACTGTTTTCAACACAAGATGCGGCACCTATCATTAAAGAAATCATTGACGCTAATGTGTTCAAGGTTGCTACAAGAGAAAGGGTTGGTCGTCAAATCTTGCGATTAATAAATTTGAGCGAGGGCTCTTCAATAAAAATCCCTAAGATGGGTAAAGGAAAAGCGTATGTTATTCCTGAACTTGGAGAAATCCCACTAGATGTAAGTACATTTGGTGATGTGGTTATCACACCATATAAGATTGGAAAAGCATTTGCTGTTCCATCAGAAGCTATCGAAGATTCAGCTTTTGACGTGATTAAACTAAAAGCAGATATGGCAACAGAAGATGTTGTTGCTAAAGAAGATGATGAAATCTTCAGAGTAATAAGTAATACTACAAACACTGTATCTCCAAAGACTGCAGGAGAGTTTGTCCAGGAAGACGTTATTACTCTAAGAAATGCTGTCAACAAGAATAACTACAAAGCCAAGTTCTTAGTAGGTCATCCTGATGATATCGCTAAGCTTGAGAAAGATCTTATTAGCAAGGGCTATAAGGCTTTTGATAGACTTGACGAAGATGGAATCATCGGTAATGTCTCTGGATTAAGGGTTCTTGAAACTACAGCTGTGGAAGCAGGTTCTGTTATTGCTTTGGATAGCAGAGCAGTTGTGTTAGTTGAAAGACGACCTCTGAAGTTGAAGAACTTTGAAGATCCATTAAGAGATCTTGCAGGTGGAGTTACACTAACTGAAAGAGTAGCACCAGCAGTCCTTGATGACAATGCAATAGCGAAGATGATTTTGTGA